GGCCATGAAATTGATGTGTTCGGGTGTGACCTTGGCGGCCGCCAAACAAAAATCGCCTTCGTTCTCGCGATCGTCATCATCGACAACGATGATAATCTTGCCCTCGCGATAATCGGCAATGGCTTCTTCGATGGTATTAAAACGGGTCATGAGTTATCACAAATTGATTCGTTTGCAGTATTGAGAATCGGCTCAATAATAATATCGGGCCTGAAGAAAATCGATACAGTCACTGCCAACAACGTACACAATCCGATGCTCCTGCGTCAAACGCCGCGACCACGCTCCTGCTGAGAGGTATTTCAACGGTTCCGGCTTACCGATACCGGCAAATGGGTCTCGCAGAATCGCTTCAATGAGCGCAAAAGCACGAAGGGCGATTTTACGATCTGTTTCTACCCAATAGCGAAGGTCTTCCCGGAATTCCGGTTGAAATACCGCCTCTCGCGCATTCTTTCTGGGCGCAGAGGCTTTGCCTTTATTGGCCAAGCCCGACCTCACGGCGGAGTTTTTCTATTTTTTTAGGTTTGATCGTTCGATTCTGCGCCCGCTTTAACGCAGCTAAAAGCCGTTTTGCATTCTTCGGAGACCTAAGCAAATGTGCTGTTTCGGCGATGCTTGCCAGTTCTGAAGCGGCAATCAGCACGACATCTTCATAGCCACGCCGGTTAATGATAACAACTTCCCGGTTGTCCGTGACTTCGTCACACAACTTTGCAAGATTGGCGCGCGCATTGGTGTAGCTTGTTTGGATAGGCATGGAAAAATTCCAGATTAACAAGGGTGCTTTTCATTGGGAGGTAATATAACCCCCGGCCTTCAACTTGTCAATGATTCCTTCTGTGCCGTGAGCAGAATGAGTCATTAATTTTTCAATATATTTTCCCAGCAAATCCGTTTCCACGTTCAGAGAATCGCCGGGGCGGCGCAGGCCCAGCGTCGTGCTCGCCAGCGTGTGCGGAATCAGCGCGAGCGTAATGGAATTTCCTGCGAGGCGGGCAACGGTCAAACTCACGCCGTCGAGCGCAATCGAGCCGTGTTGAATAACATAACGGCATAAGCTCTCCGGCACTTCCACGGTCATAAGCTTGCCCGCAGCTTGCGGCTCAAGGCTAATGATGCGTGCGGTGCCGTCAACATGGCCTTGCACGAAATGCCCGCCCAGGCGATCGGTGGGCCGCAGCGCCCGTTCCAAATTCACCTTGCTGCCGGTTTGCAATTGGCCGAGATTGGTTTTGCGCAGCGTTTCATCGACGGCTTGAACTTCGAATGAATCCGCGTCATGGCGAATCACCGTCAAGCACACGCCGTTGATGCAAATGCTGTCATCGATTTTTATGTCTGCGGTAATTTTGGGGGCAGAAATCGCAAATTGCCGCGAGGCGCCGGCGGCGCGCACGGTTTTGATTTGTCCGATTTCTTCGACGAGGCCGGTAAACACTACTGTTCTCCTAATCCGGACGAACCGGAATCTCAAAAAATCTCACGCAAAGGCGCGAAGCTGCAAAGAATTCGCAAAGTTTTTCTTTGCGATCCTTTGCGGCTTCGCGACTCGGCGTGAGAGGTTTTGCTTACTTTGCAGCGATTTGAACCTTTTTTATTCCATCTTCGGATACTTGATCTGCCCGGTTACCAGCGCGTTGTCGTCCAGGACTCGCCATTCTGTCTGATCAAGCGTGATGGCGTGCAGCATGCTGGCAATCGGCAAATCTTTGAAAGCCACAATACCCTCGCCCAGCAGCATAGGCGCGATGAAGCAGGCCAGCCGGTCGGCGTGCCGCTCCGCCAGCAGGCTGCTGAAAACACGCCTCCCTCCTTCCACCAACACCGCGGCGATGCCTTCCTGTCCGAGGCGCTCGAGCACGCGCGTGATCGGCAAACTGCCGGAAGGCGAAGGCGGCAAAGGCCATACCCGCGCGCCGCGCTGCTGAATGGCGTTCTGCTTTTCGAATTCTTTGCACTCGCTGGAAGCGATGACAATGGTTTTATTGACGTGGCTGTCGTTCAGCACTTTGGCGTGCAGCGGCATGCGCAAATGGCTGTCGAGAATGATGCGGCGCGGTTGCGGGCCGTCTTCATGGCGCACGGTCAATTGCGGATCATCCTGCAAAACCGTGCCGATGCCCACCAGCACGGCGTCGCTTTGCCAGCGCCAGCGGTGCACGAAAGCGCGCGCGCGCTCGTTGCTGATCCAGCGCGAATGGCCTTTGGCATCCGCAATTTTGCCGTCGATGCTTTGCGCAATTTTAAGCGTCAAAAACGGCAGGCGGGTGGTGATGTATTTGAAGTAGGATTCATTGAGGCGGCGGCAGGCCTCTTCGAGCAAGCCGGTTTCAACCGCGATGCCGCTCTCGCGCAGCAACTTGATGCCGCGGCCGTTGACGAGAGGATTGGGATCGACGCTGCCGATGATGACTTTGCTGATGCCGGATTCGATCACGCGATCGACGCACGGCGGGGTTTTGCCGTAGTGGCTGCACGGCTCGAGCGTGCAATACAGCGTTGCGCCTTTCGCCAGCGCGCCGGCTTCGCGCAACGCTTCCACCTCGGCGTGATCGCCGCCAAATTTGCGGTGATAGCCGGTGCCAACGATCTCTCCCTCCCGCACAACTACTGCGCCGACCATCGGGTTCGGACTGACAAACCCGCGCCCGCGGCCCGCGAGATCGATGGCGGTTTGGAGGAATTCTTTATCGGAATTTGAGAAGCGAGTTTCCACGGTTGGTCGAGGTTTGCGTCAGGCAGTTTGCTTCAAGATGTTTTTATCATCCAGAAACTCCACCGGATCGGCGTCACGGCCATGCTCCCACATCAGGGAGAAAAACCAAATGCCGCTTTCTCCAATGCAGAAATCCGCCGGAGTGAAGGCCATCCTGGAGTCAAGCGGCGGTTCCGCTTTTTCGGGATTATATTCCGCCTGCCAGCCGAATGCCTCGCCTTGCCAGGCCTCGCCCTTCGCGTGCAATCTGGCGGCAAAATTTCGAACATCTCCAAGCTCTGGAATCACAATCGGCATAACGCTCGAGTGACCATCGTGTCTCTTGATTTTAGCATTGACTCGCAGGATAACCGGCATCTTCATTCCCCTCTTTGATATTTTGCTTCAAAGCCACCCTGGCGCGAATGAGTTAAGAGAGCTTTGGCCGTTATCGCTGCGGAGTTTCGCTTGCTAAATCCTTGTTATTTACGCCCCAATATAACCTCCCTCTGCCAACCTGTCAAGCCATTTTTCCGCCCGTTTCTGGTGTCCCCTCAAGAGTTGTCGCAACTATTAGTAGGGGTGAACGAAAAAACCAATACAACATATCGAAATTTTACTTGACTTCTTGCTCCTCAAGGCGTATATTGCCGCCGTTTTGTGCTGAACATTTCCGCACATTCTCCCCTCACGGCGCGCCACGCTTTTCGGAGCCAAAATGGATGCTGGGGCAGTAGCAGCTTCGCGCAGCAGTTCAACTGCTTAAATGTGAACCGAAAGCCGGTGGTTTTCGCTAATAATACTATTGCGAAAATCAGCGCCAATCTCTGTCCCCATTTCAGCGCCTGAACTGCCCGCCTTTCTAATTCAGCAGTTCAACCATCCACCGCCAAATCAAGGAAGAAGCACATGGCCTCAAGAGCAGCAACCCTGAATCCCGCAACGCAGACGCAGACACCGGCGAATGGCAACGGCCATACGGCGGAAGCGGCGCCCGCCAACGGCACGAACGGCGTGCGCATCCGCAAAGGACTCACTCTCAATCGCTATTTTACTGACGGCAAGCGCCATCCGTTTGACGAAGTCAAATGGGAAAAACGCAGCGCGATTATCTCCAACGAAAAAGGCGAAACCGTTTTTCGCCAAGACGACGTAGAGACGCCCGCCTCCTGGTCGCAGACTGCCACCAACGTCGTGGTCAGCAAATACTTCAACGGCAAGCTCTACACCCCGCAGCGCGAAACCAGCGTGCGCGGCTTGATCGACCGCGTAGCCACGTCGATGCGCGAGTGGGGCATTGCCGGCGGTTATTTTGCGTCCGCCAACGATGCCGTCACGTTCTACGAGGAACTCGTGCATTTGCTCGTCCATCAAAAGCTTTCGTTCAACAGCCCGGTGTGGTTCAATTGCGGCATCGAGAAAAAGCCGCAGTGCAGCGCGTGCTTTATCAACTCCGTCGAAGATCGCATGGAATCCATTTTGGAATTGGCGAAAACCGAGGGCATGCTGTTCAAGTGGGGCTCGGGCGCAGGCTCGAATCTTTCGCCGCTGCGCTCCTCGCGCGAAAAGCTTTCCGCCGGCGGCATTGCCAGCGGCCCGGTGAGTTTTATGAAAGGCTTCGATGCCTTTGCCGGCGTGATCAAAAGCGGCGGCAAAACCCGGCGCGCCGCCAAGATGGTGATTTTGAATATCGATCATCCCGACATCGTCGAGTTCATCAACTGCAAGGCGGATGAAGAGAAAAAAGCCTGGACCCTCATCGATGCCGGTTACGACGGCTCGTTCAACGGCGAGGCCTACAACTCCATCTTTTTCCAAAACGCCAATCACAGCGTGCGCGTGCCCGATACCTTCATGCGCGCCGCCGAGCAAGGCCGCGAATGGTACACCCGCGCCATCACCACCGGCGAAGTGGTGGACACCTACAAAGCCGGCGATTTGCTCAAGATGATTGCCGAAGCCGCGTGGCTGTGCGGCGATCCCGGCATGCAATTCGACACCACC
This window of the Cytophagia bacterium CHB2 genome carries:
- a CDS encoding Txe/YoeB family addiction module toxin; this translates as MANKGKASAPRKNAREAVFQPEFREDLRYWVETDRKIALRAFALIEAILRDPFAGIGKPEPLKYLSAGAWSRRLTQEHRIVYVVGSDCIDFLQARYYY
- a CDS encoding type II toxin-antitoxin system prevent-host-death family antitoxin — its product is MPIQTSYTNARANLAKLCDEVTDNREVVIINRRGYEDVVLIAASELASIAETAHLLRSPKNAKRLLAALKRAQNRTIKPKKIEKLRREVGLGQ
- a CDS encoding riboflavin synthase, with product MRFRFVRIRRTVVFTGLVEEIGQIKTVRAAGASRQFAISAPKITADIKIDDSICINGVCLTVIRHDADSFEVQAVDETLRKTNLGQLQTGSKVNLERALRPTDRLGGHFVQGHVDGTARIISLEPQAAGKLMTVEVPESLCRYVIQHGSIALDGVSLTVARLAGNSITLALIPHTLASTTLGLRRPGDSLNVETDLLGKYIEKLMTHSAHGTEGIIDKLKAGGYITSQ
- the ribD gene encoding bifunctional diaminohydroxyphosphoribosylaminopyrimidine deaminase/5-amino-6-(5-phosphoribosylamino)uracil reductase RibD; protein product: METRFSNSDKEFLQTAIDLAGRGRGFVSPNPMVGAVVVREGEIVGTGYHRKFGGDHAEVEALREAGALAKGATLYCTLEPCSHYGKTPPCVDRVIESGISKVIIGSVDPNPLVNGRGIKLLRESGIAVETGLLEEACRRLNESYFKYITTRLPFLTLKIAQSIDGKIADAKGHSRWISNERARAFVHRWRWQSDAVLVGIGTVLQDDPQLTVRHEDGPQPRRIILDSHLRMPLHAKVLNDSHVNKTIVIASSECKEFEKQNAIQQRGARVWPLPPSPSGSLPITRVLERLGQEGIAAVLVEGGRRVFSSLLAERHADRLACFIAPMLLGEGIVAFKDLPIASMLHAITLDQTEWRVLDDNALVTGQIKYPKME